CTGCCATTAAATCCCCAAAACTACACCTTGGCTCAGCGAGCGCCTCAGCAGCATCAATACAGCAGCAATCCCTATCTCACCGACTTCTGTCAGCAACCGCATCAGGACACGCCGCCCTATCCTACGGCGTTCTGGCTACCGGCGCCGCGTCGCTATTTTGCCACCTGGGTGATGGGCGAGGACGGGGTGCAGCGCGTTATGAGCGCTCTGCGTAGAGGCGCGTCAATCGACGAGGTTCACCAGCGTCTTCAGGCCCAGAGTATTGCGCAAGGCTGGGGGCTGCTGGTGAATCAGCATCCGGGTTTGCTGCTTATCGACAACAGCTCCCGCAACCGCTTGTTTCACGCCCGCAGTGGCAACTGGCAGGCACAGCGGGCGGAGCCGGATTTCGATACTGACACCCCGATGTACGCGTTCAATGAGGTGGGGCTGCTGAACTATATCGACGTGATGGACAGTCGGCGGGGCACGGGCGACCGCAATGCCGACGAGTGTGAGGAGCTGCGGCGCTTTCTGGAAAGCGAAGCGCCGTTTGTCTGAGCTCAGGCCATACGACTGATCGTATTGCGGAAGCGCCACAGCGAAACGCTGAAAAATACGGCCCCGATGGCCGCGAGCGCCAGCAGTTGCGGCCAGATAATCGATAGTCCGGCGGCGCGGTAGAGCACGGCCTGACTGGCAGCAACGAAGTGGGTAGTGGGCGCGGCCAGCATTAAACTCTGCACCAGCAAGGGCATACTTTCTCTTGGCGTCATGCCTCCCGACAGCATATCCAGCGGCAGCAGCGTGAGCATCAGCAACATGCCGAATTGGGGCATGCTGCGGGCAATGGTGGCCATGAAAATGCCCATGGACGTGGTGGCGAACAGATGCAGCGCGGTGGTCAGTACGAACACCGCGATCGAGCCTTCGACGGGAACCTGCATCAGCCCGCGCACAACGCCATTCAGTGACAGTGTGGCGGCAAGCAGCACGACCAGCGCCATCGACCAGACTTTGGCGAGCATGATCTCTCCGGGCGTGACCGGCATCACCAGCAGGTGTTCGATCGTGCCGTGCTCCCGCTCGCGGATCAGTGCGGCGCCGGTGAGAATGATGGAAAGCAGCGTCACGTTATTGATGATTTCCATCAGCGAGCCGAACCAGCTCTCGTCGAGATTGGGGTTGAATCGCATGCGCAGGTTGAGATCGATCGGCAGGCTGCTGTCGCTGCGGTAGCGCTGCACAAATTCAGAGACTTCACCCAGAGCGATCTGCTGAATATAGCTGCTGCCGGTAAATGCCTGGCTCATACGAGTGGCATCCACGTTGAGTTGCATTTC
The DNA window shown above is from Spongiibacter tropicus DSM 19543 and carries:
- a CDS encoding ABC transporter permease encodes the protein MSKLSNTYRLGVKELWSLARDPGMLLLIAFTFSISIYSAGSVMPESLHRTPIAIVDEDQSPLSARIRDAFYPPRFNPPVLLNINEVDPALDAGRYTFALTIPVNFQRDVLAGRQPEMQLNVDATRMSQAFTGSSYIQQIALGEVSEFVQRYRSDSSLPIDLNLRMRFNPNLDESWFGSLMEIINNVTLLSIILTGAALIREREHGTIEHLLVMPVTPGEIMLAKVWSMALVVLLAATLSLNGVVRGLMQVPVEGSIAVFVLTTALHLFATTSMGIFMATIARSMPQFGMLLMLTLLPLDMLSGGMTPRESMPLLVQSLMLAAPTTHFVAASQAVLYRAAGLSIIWPQLLALAAIGAVFFSVSLWRFRNTISRMA